In Halogeometricum sp. S1BR25-6, a single genomic region encodes these proteins:
- a CDS encoding bactofilin family protein: MSSSSVSRLLAVVVALLVFTGSAVGVASAQAQQAPFGPAVTVAEGETYSGTLEAAAGTVVVAGTVDGDVQALAGNVVVTETGRVTGDVGVAAGSVTIDGTVDGDVRTASGTLLVGSTAVIGGNLEAGAGDVRLAGTVDGDVTVGADSFLVGSTAVVGGSVTYDAETFGVADGASVAGTVTRDENLVTTTPVVGDPDGFVLPESVVAAYWLLVNLVLGAVLLLVAPRFAARVTNVGTERTVRSGGVGLLALVGVPVALVLTLLTVVGIPLSIAGFVLFALVLWVTSVYGALVLGTWLLSLTEYESRWAALAVGLLLVALVGFVPFAGGVLQFLVLLVGLGAFALALRGEGGETGGDSAGAVGGDEAPVA, translated from the coding sequence ATGTCCAGTTCGTCGGTATCCAGGTTGCTCGCCGTCGTCGTCGCGCTGCTCGTCTTCACGGGAAGCGCCGTCGGCGTCGCGAGCGCGCAGGCGCAGCAAGCCCCCTTCGGCCCGGCCGTCACCGTCGCCGAGGGCGAGACGTACAGCGGAACGCTCGAAGCCGCGGCGGGCACCGTCGTCGTCGCCGGCACCGTCGACGGCGACGTACAAGCTCTCGCCGGCAACGTCGTCGTCACCGAGACGGGCCGCGTCACCGGCGATGTCGGCGTCGCCGCCGGGTCCGTCACGATAGACGGAACCGTCGACGGCGATGTACGGACGGCGAGCGGAACGCTTCTGGTCGGGAGTACCGCCGTCATCGGCGGGAACCTCGAAGCCGGCGCGGGCGACGTCCGACTCGCCGGGACCGTCGACGGCGACGTAACCGTCGGCGCCGACAGCTTCCTCGTCGGGAGCACCGCCGTCGTCGGCGGGAGCGTCACCTACGACGCCGAGACGTTCGGCGTCGCCGACGGCGCGTCCGTCGCCGGGACCGTCACCCGCGACGAGAACCTCGTGACGACGACGCCCGTCGTCGGTGACCCCGACGGGTTCGTCCTCCCCGAGAGCGTCGTCGCCGCCTACTGGTTGCTCGTCAACCTCGTCCTCGGCGCCGTCCTCCTCCTCGTCGCGCCCCGGTTCGCCGCGCGCGTGACGAACGTCGGGACGGAGCGGACGGTCAGGAGCGGCGGCGTCGGTCTCCTCGCCCTGGTCGGTGTCCCCGTGGCGCTAGTGCTGACGCTCCTCACCGTCGTCGGCATCCCACTGTCGATAGCGGGGTTCGTCCTGTTCGCCCTCGTGCTGTGGGTGACCTCGGTGTACGGCGCCCTCGTCCTCGGGACGTGGCTGCTGTCGCTCACCGAGTACGAGAGCCGCTGGGCCGCCCTCGCGGTCGGACTGCTGCTCGTGGCCCTCGTCGGGTTCGTTCCCTTCGCGGGCGGCGTGCTCCAGTTCCTCGTCCTCCTCGTCGGCCTCGGGGCGTTCGCGCTGGCGCTCCGCGGCGAGGGCGGCGAGACGGGCGGCGACTCGGCCGGCGCCGTCGGCGGCGACGAGGCTCCGGTGGCCTGA
- a CDS encoding aldo/keto reductase, translating to MEYTTLGDTGMEVSKICLGCMSFGTSDWREWVLDEEEGKELVDRAIELGINFFDTANVYSKGESERILGEALDEYDRDEQVVATKVYGQMDDEDPNSGGLSRKTIEQELDNSLERLGMDTVDLYQIHRWDYDTPIEGTLRALDDAVRRGKARYIGASSMWAHQFADALHTSESLGLERFATMQNHYNLQYREEEREMLPLCQKEGVGVIPWSPLARGVAARPHEEARSTARGETDDYAREHPYLEGGGEAVNERIQELAEEKGVKMAQIAMAWQFEKDWVDAPIVGTTSVEHLEDAVEALDIDLSDSDVEYLEEPYEPVRVSGHE from the coding sequence ATGGAGTACACGACACTCGGCGACACCGGGATGGAAGTGTCCAAAATCTGTCTCGGCTGCATGAGCTTCGGGACGAGCGACTGGCGCGAGTGGGTGTTGGACGAGGAGGAGGGCAAGGAGTTGGTCGACCGGGCCATCGAACTCGGTATCAACTTCTTCGACACCGCGAACGTCTACTCGAAGGGGGAAAGCGAGAGAATCCTCGGCGAGGCGCTGGACGAGTACGACCGGGACGAACAGGTGGTCGCGACGAAGGTGTACGGACAGATGGACGACGAGGACCCCAACTCGGGCGGCCTCTCGCGGAAGACCATCGAACAGGAGTTGGACAACTCCTTGGAGAGGCTCGGGATGGACACCGTCGACCTCTACCAGATTCACCGCTGGGACTACGACACCCCCATCGAAGGAACGCTCCGTGCCCTCGACGACGCCGTCCGTCGGGGGAAGGCGCGCTACATCGGCGCCTCCTCGATGTGGGCCCACCAGTTCGCGGACGCGCTTCACACCTCGGAGTCGCTCGGCTTGGAGCGCTTCGCGACGATGCAGAACCACTACAACTTGCAGTACCGGGAGGAAGAGCGAGAGATGCTTCCCCTCTGTCAGAAGGAGGGCGTCGGCGTCATCCCGTGGAGTCCGCTGGCGCGCGGCGTCGCCGCCCGTCCGCACGAGGAGGCGCGGTCGACCGCCCGCGGCGAAACCGACGACTACGCGCGCGAGCATCCGTACCTCGAAGGCGGCGGCGAGGCGGTGAACGAGCGCATCCAAGAACTCGCCGAGGAGAAGGGCGTGAAGATGGCGCAGATAGCGATGGCGTGGCAGTTCGAGAAGGACTGGGTCGACGCGCCCATCGTCGGGACGACGAGCGTCGAACACCTCGAAGACGCCGTCGAGGCCCTCGACATCGACCTCTCCGACTCCGACGTGGAGTACCTCGAAGAGCCGTACGAACCGGTCCGCGTCAGCGGCCACGAGTGA
- a CDS encoding MFS transporter: MDRQTERRRLALAVWTVLVSQVLLYPGLSDLVTAFGVESTTATRTLFLVAEYAAFVTFAGVWGAVSDSLGRRRPLIVAGALGGALGYLVLAAVPSLGLPFAAVLAVRLVGGAATIGAFSLSMTALADLSSDNGQNMGAAGIAIGFGAALGSVAGGFLTDADPLYPLYGAAALLTVAALLAATVPDRTPEGVRVRLGAAFGRLRARPQLAVPYAFGFIDRMTAGFFALVGVAYFRETFGLDASLAGMALFAFFFPFALLQYPFGMLSDRVGRFVPVVAGSVCFGLSIVAVGLAPSLAAAVGLMVLVGVFGALVSPATMALVTDVAAPEERGAALGGFNVFGSLGFLAGFLVGGVASSAAGYLAAFAVVGLSEVAIALVAGRAVKRLSSGGFGSGFVESAGD, encoded by the coding sequence ATGGACAGACAGACCGAGCGCAGGCGACTCGCGCTCGCGGTCTGGACGGTACTGGTGTCTCAGGTGCTCCTCTACCCCGGTCTCTCGGACCTCGTGACGGCGTTCGGCGTCGAGAGCACCACCGCAACGCGGACGCTGTTTCTCGTCGCCGAGTACGCCGCGTTCGTCACGTTCGCCGGCGTCTGGGGCGCGGTGAGCGACTCGCTCGGCCGCCGCCGTCCCCTCATCGTCGCGGGCGCCCTCGGCGGCGCCCTCGGCTACCTCGTCCTCGCGGCCGTCCCGTCGCTCGGCCTCCCGTTCGCCGCCGTCCTCGCCGTCCGCCTCGTCGGCGGCGCGGCCACCATCGGTGCGTTCTCGCTGTCGATGACGGCGCTGGCGGACCTCTCCTCGGACAACGGCCAGAACATGGGCGCGGCCGGCATCGCAATCGGCTTCGGCGCGGCGCTTGGGTCCGTCGCCGGCGGCTTCCTCACCGACGCCGACCCGCTGTACCCGCTGTACGGCGCGGCGGCCCTCCTGACCGTCGCCGCCCTCCTCGCCGCCACGGTGCCCGACCGGACGCCGGAGGGCGTCCGCGTCCGCCTCGGCGCCGCCTTCGGTCGTCTCCGCGCGCGCCCCCAACTCGCCGTCCCGTACGCGTTCGGCTTCATCGACCGCATGACGGCTGGGTTCTTCGCGCTGGTCGGCGTCGCCTACTTCCGCGAGACGTTCGGCCTCGACGCCTCGCTCGCGGGGATGGCGCTGTTCGCCTTCTTCTTCCCGTTCGCCCTCCTGCAGTATCCCTTCGGCATGCTCTCCGACCGGGTGGGCCGGTTCGTCCCCGTCGTGGCCGGGTCCGTCTGCTTTGGCCTCTCCATCGTCGCCGTCGGCCTCGCGCCGTCGCTCGCCGCCGCCGTCGGTCTGATGGTGCTCGTCGGCGTCTTCGGCGCCCTCGTCTCGCCGGCGACGATGGCGCTCGTGACGGACGTGGCCGCGCCCGAGGAGCGCGGGGCGGCGCTGGGCGGGTTCAACGTCTTCGGAAGCCTGGGCTTCCTCGCGGGCTTTCTCGTCGGCGGCGTCGCCAGTTCGGCCGCGGGCTACCTCGCCGCGTTCGCCGTCGTCGGCCTCTCGGAAGTCGCTATCGCCCTCGTCGCCGGGCGGGCGGTCAAACGGCTCTCCTCGGGCGGGTTCGGGTCGGGGTTCGTCGAGTCGGCGGGCGACTGA
- a CDS encoding SCO family protein, translated as MDRRSFLGAAGLAGATGIAGCTGGSIAGFGDANPDVALGEPDREEGLESSDLPYPAWGERVPDVTVPYALSEGSVAVRSIEGPHFHTFFFTNCMTVCPVLISALREVQVHSVNEGYAEEVSFYPISFDPARDDAAAFRKEAEQMNVDTDAGNWHFLRPDGESEARRIVDDEFGVFFQQQANGDDPYMFAHTSVVLLVNGDGYVERAYRGTQPDEGTMIDDLKRVRRASE; from the coding sequence ATGGATCGACGGTCGTTCCTCGGCGCCGCGGGACTCGCGGGCGCGACGGGGATTGCGGGGTGTACCGGCGGGTCGATAGCCGGGTTCGGCGACGCGAACCCGGACGTCGCCCTCGGCGAACCCGACCGGGAGGAGGGGTTGGAGAGTTCGGACCTGCCGTATCCGGCGTGGGGCGAACGCGTCCCGGACGTGACGGTTCCGTACGCGCTCTCGGAGGGAAGCGTCGCAGTACGGAGCATCGAGGGACCGCACTTTCACACGTTCTTCTTCACGAACTGCATGACGGTGTGTCCGGTGCTCATCAGCGCCCTCAGAGAGGTGCAGGTGCACTCGGTGAACGAGGGCTACGCCGAGGAGGTGTCGTTCTACCCGATATCGTTCGACCCGGCGCGCGACGACGCCGCGGCCTTCAGGAAGGAGGCCGAGCAGATGAACGTCGACACCGACGCGGGCAACTGGCACTTCCTCCGCCCCGACGGCGAGAGCGAGGCGCGGCGCATCGTCGACGACGAGTTCGGCGTCTTCTTCCAGCAGCAGGCGAACGGCGACGACCCGTACATGTTCGCGCACACGAGCGTCGTCCTCCTCGTGAACGGCGACGGCTACGTCGAACGCGCCTACCGGGGCACCCAACCCGACGAGGGAACGATGATAGACGACCTGAAGCGAGTCCGGCGCGCCTCCGAGTGA
- a CDS encoding DUF7405 family protein translates to MFERGASRREFMKAAVAVGGATALAACTTRAEEPIPTGTDDPASLPARQHAWNDLLPEDDAGNVVLPRHQVLLYLNLDGRPNAGDRETVEAALSTLDRAYERSNEGLVYSIAYSPRYFSRYDASLPAGVDLPEPRALSSFETPEFDRQDALLHLASDRPDALLGAEEALTGEAETVNGESVGATLTDVFSVADRRTGFVGEGMPAERQGDLEGIPDSGPVPEESPLFMGFKAGFAKNQASEDYVTIAEGPFAGATTKTVANIRQRLDDWYGEQDFEERVMEMFSPDHAEQNLVEGVGENLGDDSGIDAMLDSLRDDAREFGRVGHAQKAARANRDDDGNVKLLRRHFESTDDGEASLHFPSLQRGISDFEAVREAMNGADLTDAPTIRQRVNNGILEYIFVQRRGNFLVPPRDLRALPTPAGETPGVE, encoded by the coding sequence ATGTTCGAGCGTGGCGCGTCGCGTCGGGAGTTCATGAAGGCCGCCGTCGCCGTCGGCGGCGCGACGGCCCTCGCCGCCTGCACGACGCGCGCCGAGGAGCCGATTCCGACGGGGACCGACGACCCCGCCTCGCTCCCGGCCCGACAGCACGCGTGGAACGACCTGCTCCCGGAGGACGACGCCGGCAACGTCGTCCTCCCGCGCCATCAGGTCCTCCTCTATCTGAACCTCGACGGCCGACCGAACGCCGGCGACCGGGAGACGGTGGAGGCGGCGCTCTCGACGCTGGACCGGGCGTACGAACGGAGCAACGAGGGGCTCGTGTACTCGATAGCCTACTCGCCGCGGTACTTCTCGCGGTACGACGCCTCGCTCCCGGCGGGCGTCGACCTGCCCGAACCGCGGGCGCTCTCGTCGTTCGAGACGCCCGAGTTCGACCGGCAGGACGCCCTCCTCCACCTCGCCTCGGACCGTCCGGACGCCCTCCTCGGCGCCGAGGAGGCGCTGACGGGCGAGGCGGAGACGGTCAACGGCGAATCGGTGGGCGCGACGCTGACGGACGTCTTCTCGGTCGCCGACCGGCGCACCGGATTCGTCGGCGAGGGGATGCCCGCCGAGCGACAGGGCGACTTGGAGGGGATTCCCGACTCGGGCCCGGTTCCCGAGGAGTCGCCGCTGTTCATGGGGTTCAAAGCGGGATTCGCGAAGAACCAAGCGAGCGAGGACTACGTAACCATCGCCGAGGGACCGTTCGCCGGAGCGACGACGAAGACGGTGGCGAACATCCGCCAGCGACTCGACGACTGGTACGGCGAGCAGGACTTCGAGGAGCGCGTGATGGAGATGTTCTCCCCGGATCACGCGGAGCAGAACCTCGTCGAGGGCGTCGGCGAGAACCTCGGGGACGACAGCGGAATCGACGCGATGCTCGACTCCCTCCGCGACGACGCGCGGGAGTTCGGCCGCGTCGGCCACGCGCAGAAGGCGGCGCGCGCGAACCGCGACGACGACGGGAACGTCAAACTGCTCCGCCGGCACTTCGAGTCGACCGACGACGGGGAGGCGAGCCTCCACTTCCCGAGCCTCCAGCGCGGAATATCGGACTTCGAGGCGGTCCGGGAGGCGATGAACGGCGCGGACCTCACCGACGCCCCCACCATCCGACAGCGCGTGAACAACGGTATTTTGGAATATATCTTCGTCCAGCGGCGCGGCAACTTCCTCGTCCCGCCGCGCGACCTGCGAGCGCTGCCGACGCCGGCGGGCGAGACGCCGGGCGTCGAGTAG
- a CDS encoding CBS domain-containing protein, translated as MQVRQIMSSPVVTVDVGATLRDAVGEMLDRGVGSVVVVDAGPVGIVTRTDALRETHRGDGSLSAVPVTRAMNRDLVTTTEKASVTSALEEMKRHEVKRLPVRDGVDLVGIVTVTDVARHQPQAVNEVRRHLGSGGWRG; from the coding sequence ATGCAGGTCCGCCAGATAATGAGTTCGCCCGTGGTGACCGTCGACGTCGGGGCGACTCTCCGCGACGCGGTCGGCGAGATGCTGGACCGCGGCGTCGGCAGCGTCGTCGTCGTCGACGCGGGACCGGTCGGTATCGTCACCCGCACGGACGCCCTCCGAGAGACGCACCGCGGCGACGGGTCGCTCTCGGCCGTTCCGGTCACCCGAGCGATGAACCGCGACCTCGTCACGACGACGGAGAAGGCGAGCGTCACGAGCGCACTGGAGGAGATGAAGCGGCACGAGGTGAAGCGACTGCCCGTCCGCGACGGCGTCGACCTCGTTGGCATCGTCACGGTGACCGACGTCGCCAGACACCAACCGCAGGCGGTCAACGAGGTGCGGCGACACCTCGGAAGCGGCGGCTGGCGAGGGTGA
- a CDS encoding cytochrome c biogenesis CcdA family protein, which yields MTAAPFAGTVAFAVSAGAATFLAPCAYPLLPGYVGYYVGREDADLRGAAVRGAAAAAGALSALGAVTALLFAAGTAVVSRLALFEPLVGAVLVLFGALYVFDRAPTLHLRLPARRASAGGFALFGAVYALAAAGCVVPVVLGVLTQSLTLPAPQAAVALLAYVVAAAAPLAAVTVLGALGSDAVGGLSGRVGSVQRVAGAVMVLAGLWQLAVSARFLGLV from the coding sequence GTGACGGCCGCCCCCTTCGCCGGCACCGTCGCCTTCGCCGTCTCCGCGGGCGCCGCCACCTTTCTCGCCCCCTGCGCGTATCCCCTACTCCCCGGCTACGTCGGCTACTACGTCGGCCGCGAGGACGCGGACCTGCGCGGCGCCGCCGTCCGCGGTGCCGCCGCCGCCGCCGGCGCGCTCTCGGCACTCGGCGCCGTCACCGCCCTCCTGTTCGCCGCCGGGACGGCCGTCGTCTCCCGGCTCGCCCTCTTCGAACCGCTCGTCGGCGCCGTCCTCGTCCTCTTCGGCGCGCTCTACGTCTTCGACCGCGCGCCGACGCTCCACCTCCGACTCCCGGCGCGGCGCGCCTCCGCGGGCGGATTCGCCCTCTTCGGCGCCGTCTACGCCCTCGCGGCTGCGGGGTGCGTCGTCCCCGTCGTCCTCGGCGTCCTCACCCAGTCGTTAACGCTCCCGGCCCCGCAGGCGGCCGTCGCCCTCCTCGCGTACGTCGTCGCCGCGGCGGCGCCGCTGGCCGCGGTCACCGTCCTCGGCGCACTCGGCAGCGACGCCGTCGGCGGCCTCTCGGGGCGCGTCGGGTCGGTCCAGCGCGTCGCCGGCGCAGTGATGGTGCTCGCCGGACTCTGGCAGTTGGCCGTCTCGGCGCGCTTCCTCGGCCTCGTCTGA
- a CDS encoding TlpA family protein disulfide reductase: protein MRRRELLAGLGGLGVVGGAGYVALNGIGLDDGLPLTVRTLDAPGSTAGERSLPVPDTPTVLDLFATWCAPCSEQMESLTALHEEFGDRVAFVSVTNERFGGGLSAADVREWWVDHDGAWTVGHDPESDLMRELGAGGLPFLAVADADGTVTWTHRGLAAESALREEIRAVL from the coding sequence GTGAGACGACGCGAACTCCTCGCGGGTCTCGGCGGCCTCGGCGTCGTCGGCGGCGCGGGGTACGTCGCCCTGAACGGGATCGGACTCGACGACGGACTCCCGCTGACCGTTCGAACGCTCGACGCGCCGGGGTCGACGGCCGGAGAGCGGTCGCTCCCCGTCCCGGACACTCCGACGGTGCTCGACCTGTTCGCCACGTGGTGTGCCCCCTGCTCCGAGCAGATGGAGTCGCTGACGGCGCTACACGAGGAGTTCGGCGACCGAGTCGCGTTCGTCTCCGTGACGAACGAGCGGTTCGGCGGCGGCCTCTCGGCGGCCGACGTGCGCGAGTGGTGGGTCGACCACGACGGCGCGTGGACCGTCGGCCACGACCCCGAGAGCGACCTGATGCGCGAGTTGGGGGCCGGCGGCCTCCCCTTCCTCGCCGTGGCCGACGCCGACGGGACCGTGACGTGGACGCACCGCGGACTCGCCGCCGAGTCGGCTCTGCGCGAGGAGATTCGGGCGGTGCTGTGA
- a CDS encoding thioredoxin domain-containing protein, giving the protein MRTTRRAYLAAAGGAVAATAGCLGGSGTAGMADLSCDVGQLDQVGSLPRPSLGPDDAPVTVDAYEDYACPHCATYSLNVFPKIRENYIDGGDVRYRFFDFPLPVNEQWSWGGAIAARAVQDRADAEAFFEYGKTLFERQSDLTSDGFSVVHDAASEFDVDGCEVAASVDQEAYRPVVESDRQRAVDKGYQSTPTIVVNGETAADPSWETVKRTIDGHLKSASKS; this is encoded by the coding sequence ATGCGAACGACCCGACGAGCGTACCTCGCCGCCGCCGGCGGCGCCGTCGCCGCCACCGCCGGCTGTCTCGGCGGGAGCGGGACCGCCGGGATGGCCGACCTCTCCTGCGACGTCGGTCAACTCGACCAGGTGGGCTCCCTCCCCCGTCCGTCGCTCGGACCCGACGACGCCCCGGTCACCGTCGACGCCTACGAGGACTACGCCTGCCCCCACTGCGCCACCTACAGCCTGAACGTGTTCCCGAAGATACGGGAGAACTACATCGACGGCGGCGACGTCCGCTACCGTTTCTTCGACTTCCCGCTCCCGGTGAACGAGCAGTGGTCGTGGGGCGGCGCCATCGCCGCCCGCGCCGTGCAGGACCGCGCGGACGCGGAGGCGTTCTTCGAGTACGGCAAGACCCTCTTCGAGCGGCAGAGCGACCTGACGAGCGACGGCTTCTCCGTCGTCCACGACGCGGCGAGCGAGTTCGACGTCGACGGCTGCGAAGTCGCCGCGTCCGTCGACCAGGAGGCCTACCGGCCGGTCGTCGAGAGCGACCGACAGCGCGCCGTCGACAAGGGGTACCAGTCGACGCCGACCATCGTCGTCAACGGCGAGACGGCGGCCGACCCCAGTTGGGAGACGGTGAAGCGAACCATCGACGGACACCTGAAGTCCGCCTCGAAGTCGTAG
- a CDS encoding NUDIX hydrolase → MVVNDLWFLAEEASQRAERAYQRLRERYSGYLDDRCAHRVSRRRFRTLARRVKRTGAPYGAQTIVSNGGDVLLVRHEGADLWVLPGGEVREGETYREAAVRELREEAGIAADYRGLAVAERVDIRCSDCETWGVLPVFAATAEGATPSVCDPDGEISAARWFPFDDLPADTRDRADLLAWRDRAAP, encoded by the coding sequence ATGGTCGTAAACGACCTCTGGTTCCTGGCCGAGGAGGCGAGTCAGCGCGCCGAACGGGCGTACCAGCGGCTCCGCGAACGGTACTCGGGCTACCTCGACGACCGCTGTGCGCACCGCGTCTCCCGACGGCGGTTCCGGACGCTGGCGCGTCGCGTGAAACGAACGGGGGCGCCGTACGGCGCCCAGACCATCGTCTCCAACGGCGGCGACGTGCTCCTCGTCCGCCACGAGGGCGCGGACCTGTGGGTCCTCCCCGGCGGCGAGGTGCGCGAGGGCGAGACGTACCGCGAGGCGGCAGTCCGCGAACTCCGCGAGGAGGCCGGTATCGCGGCCGACTACCGCGGTCTCGCGGTCGCGGAACGCGTCGACATCCGCTGTTCGGACTGCGAGACGTGGGGCGTCCTCCCGGTGTTCGCCGCCACCGCCGAGGGGGCGACACCGAGCGTGTGCGACCCCGACGGCGAGATATCCGCCGCCCGGTGGTTCCCCTTCGACGACCTGCCCGCCGACACGCGGGACCGCGCGGACCTCCTCGCGTGGCGCGACCGGGCGGCACCCTGA
- a CDS encoding DUF1918 domain-containing protein gives MEFDEGDAVVLHDKHSEFDGQVGKITQVVETMFGDETYVVSFDEGQEVGISSDQLDEADEEEADVDADAE, from the coding sequence ATGGAATTCGACGAAGGCGACGCCGTCGTTCTGCACGACAAGCACAGCGAGTTCGACGGACAGGTCGGCAAGATCACGCAGGTCGTAGAGACGATGTTCGGCGACGAGACGTACGTCGTCAGCTTCGACGAGGGGCAGGAGGTCGGCATTTCGTCCGACCAACTCGACGAGGCCGACGAGGAGGAGGCCGACGTCGACGCCGACGCGGAATAG
- a CDS encoding RNA-binding protein: protein MARVPFHYVDLRTFCYETEDDKRVEAALRNFLPDEFEVERTENAGHHGDRIIVLSARVERADEVRHVLSALSELSTFDQLLEELDQRVTENCELFLRLDKQAAFGGDARLGDGITFRAKVEAYPAKKEAAVENAREALLQAAEMNESDEE from the coding sequence ATGGCTCGCGTCCCTTTCCACTACGTCGACCTGCGAACCTTCTGCTACGAGACCGAAGACGACAAGCGCGTCGAGGCGGCGCTCCGAAATTTCCTCCCCGACGAGTTCGAGGTCGAACGCACCGAGAACGCCGGCCACCACGGCGACCGTATCATCGTCCTCTCCGCGCGCGTCGAACGCGCCGACGAGGTCCGACACGTCCTCTCGGCGCTGTCGGAACTGTCGACGTTCGACCAACTCCTCGAAGAACTCGACCAGCGCGTGACGGAGAACTGCGAACTCTTCCTTCGGTTGGACAAACAGGCCGCGTTCGGCGGCGACGCTCGCCTCGGCGACGGTATCACCTTCCGCGCGAAGGTGGAGGCCTACCCCGCGAAGAAGGAGGCCGCCGTCGAGAACGCACGGGAGGCGCTGTTGCAGGCGGCGGAGATGAACGAGAGCGACGAGGAGTAG
- a CDS encoding thioredoxin family protein codes for MVLKESDSKLSRGDAAPDFSLPGADGETYSLDSFEDREALLVVFTCNHCPYAKAKFDELNYLARSYDELAVVGVNPNDAEEYPDDSLGRMEELVEDGTIEYTAYLRDESQETAREYGAVCTPDPFLFEREGGEFRLAFHSRIDDAMSPDDEVTDYEMRTAVEAVIAGEEIPLDETPSQGCSIKWKDE; via the coding sequence ATGGTACTGAAGGAATCCGACTCGAAACTGTCGCGCGGCGACGCCGCGCCCGACTTCTCGCTCCCGGGCGCCGACGGCGAGACGTACTCGCTCGACTCCTTCGAGGACCGCGAGGCGCTGCTCGTCGTGTTCACCTGCAACCACTGCCCCTACGCGAAGGCGAAGTTCGACGAACTGAACTACCTCGCGCGCTCGTACGACGAACTCGCCGTCGTGGGCGTCAACCCCAACGACGCCGAGGAGTACCCCGACGACTCTCTCGGACGAATGGAGGAGTTGGTCGAGGACGGGACCATCGAGTACACGGCGTACCTCCGCGACGAGTCCCAGGAGACGGCCCGCGAGTACGGCGCGGTGTGCACGCCGGACCCGTTCCTCTTCGAACGCGAAGGCGGCGAGTTCCGACTGGCGTTCCACTCGCGCATCGACGACGCGATGAGTCCCGACGACGAGGTGACCGACTACGAGATGCGGACGGCCGTCGAAGCCGTCATCGCGGGCGAGGAGATTCCGCTGGACGAGACGCCCTCGCAGGGCTGTTCCATCAAGTGGAAAGACGAGTGA
- a CDS encoding EamA family transporter: MNYLPWALLALGAYAFVAPLMSVATTGTPRIPSNVAALIANTVLVVVTAGVVVYTDADALSYVTHPKTKFVLAAGLCLTVGILSYYRALSMGPVSVVAPIFGMFLALSSLVGIVFLNESFTARKGLGIALAVVAVYLVSVE, translated from the coding sequence ATGAACTATCTCCCGTGGGCCCTCCTCGCGTTGGGCGCGTACGCGTTCGTCGCGCCGTTGATGAGCGTCGCGACGACGGGGACGCCGAGGATTCCGAGCAACGTCGCCGCCCTGATAGCCAACACCGTGCTCGTCGTCGTGACGGCGGGCGTCGTCGTCTACACCGACGCGGACGCCCTCTCCTACGTGACGCACCCGAAGACGAAGTTCGTCCTCGCCGCCGGCCTCTGTCTCACCGTCGGCATCCTCTCGTACTACCGCGCGCTGTCGATGGGACCGGTGAGCGTCGTCGCCCCCATCTTCGGGATGTTCCTCGCGCTCAGTTCGCTGGTCGGCATCGTCTTCCTGAACGAGTCGTTCACCGCGCGGAAGGGGCTGGGCATCGCCTTGGCCGTCGTGGCCGTCTACCTGGTTTCGGTCGAGTAA